The Marasmius oreades isolate 03SP1 chromosome 2, whole genome shotgun sequence genomic sequence CGCCTTCGAACCGATAGGGTCCCGTCTGTCATTCCAGCTGCAATATGAGTCTCATCAGGCTGGGTGAATGATTAGACTTGGGTCAATCTCAAAAGAAGCTTCATAACCATACCGATATTGCTAGACAGAGAAGTGGTGCTGGATACCTCATGGTATGAACCACCTTATAGGTGCTGACGTCGTAAACTTTGACCATTTGATCTAAACTGCCGGTAAGAAGCCGAGAAGCACCCGAGTCGAACGTCAACGACGTGACGGTCTTTTGATGATTGGACAATGCTCGAACGCAACGTCCACCCGCAACAATGTCCCATACCCGGAGGATGGGTCCAGCAGCGGATACGGCAACGGTACCTGAGGGAAACATCAGGACTTGCTCgacgggaacatttccttcccttcccgACCCGCCAGCACTCATTACAAGCTCACAGTTGCCCGAACGTGTATCGAACAGGCGCACTGTGGAATCGTACGATCCAGTTAAGATTAAATGTGGATTAGAGGTGGAGGCTTGGCCAGAGCGAACATAGTCCGTATGAGAGGTAAAGCTGGATATGCATGATTGTGAGGGTACGTCCCATAATTTAGCAGTTGTATCATCGGAACAAGAAAGTACTTGTGTGGGGGCTAATAGCGAGAATTTCGTAACGTGCACGGGTTGTTTATGAGAGTCGAAGGTCCGAAGTATGGCACGCGAATTGATGTCAAAAACCTGGGGCGACATGAGTGTTACAACAAATACGTGAGGTGCCTTCCACGCACTTGTATGAGGCCGGTATCATCCCCGGCAACAAGAAGTTTGCCATCTGCACGAATGCATCCACTGCGAGCGATATCCTTGAATCTGGAAATGGTTTTGGTGACCTTTTGAGTGCGTGGTGCGTATACTTGAACGCGAGTGGCAGCGGTCACAGCATAACGATGTGGTTTTGAAGGCGAGAAATGTATTGAAGTGACGGGTGCATATTCTTTGAAGAAAACAGAGTTTTTGAAGGACCGCCAGTATTTTCCTTCCGATGAGTGCTTGAACGAGGAAGAGGGGGGATGAGCTTGAACTACCACTGGTAAGTAGTCCATGGAATTTTTTTTCGAAGGTGTTAGTACTAGTGTGACAATGATTAACGTGATGCGCGATGATGTGACCCTTGATCGATCTGAAATTTTTGTACCTCTTCATTCTCCTGTACTTCTCAAACCCACTCGCATAATGCTCCTCTACTCTGATGTTATCTCTGAGGATGAGATGATCTCCGATGCCTTTCCTCTGTGAGCTTTTTAAAGTTTAATCGCTTAGTTCAACCTGAAATGTTGTTCTGTTTTCAGAAAGACCGTCGATGACATTGTTTATCAAGTCGACTGTGCCATGATTGTCGTCAAGGACGGCGACGTTAACATTGGTAGATCTGATTACGCATCCTTTTCGCAGGAGATTTATCATCCAGCTTAGGTGCTAATCCCTCCGCCgaggagcaggaggaagCTCTCGAAAACGGTGCACAACAAGTCAACAATGTCGTCCACTCCTTCCGTCTTCATCAGACGAATTTTGACAAGAAGACATATCTATCTTACTTGAAAGCGCGTCCAGCTTTGCAATTCGCACAACATATTTGTATCTGACTGTCTTATACAGGGTTACATGAAGACCATCAAGACGTACCTCCAGGAGAAAAACCCGGATCGTGTTGAAGCTTTCGAAAAAGGCGCAGCGGCCTATGCCAAAAAAATTGTCGCCAACTTGAAGGATTTCGAATTTGTAATGAATCTCCACTCTGGTGCCGGAATTGTTTAACACATTTTCCTAGTATATTGGCGAGTCCATGAATCCCGAGGGCATGGTTGCTCTTCTGAACTACAGGGTAAGTATTGTTCGATTTTCTATTCGGCCGTTCATTGATTAGCTGCCTGTCTTGCCGTAGGAGGATGGCATTACCCGTGAGCTGAACTTGTCTTATTTATCGAGGTTGATCGAACTTTACATTTCTTAGCTTATTTCACCTTCTGGAAAGACGGTTTGAAGGAAATCAAGCTATAGCTAGTAGAGCTATCGGGGTGTTGACTATATGTAAATACCTGAGTTACTTTTGTGACGTAGATAGCCCATGATATCGCTTTTCGCTTTTCATTGTGTTTATGTACGATTGTTTTATTCGGAATTGAACAGGCTGTTCAAACTCTCTGTCAGTTGACCGTGGTAAAATATGAATATATCGCGACGCGTTTACTTTACGATGGCCAGCGACGTTCTACTTCTACGGATCCGTTCTTATGTCCGACTTGTTACCTGCATTAGAATCGATCGTTTATTTACTAGTGCCAGCTTCTAGGAATGATAGCTCTCTGCGAAATGAACTCGTAACAATATCGCAAGACATACTTCAAAGGTGAGATGTTCAATGATCTTACTGTGGTTTGGCTGCTCAACATCTCATTCGCAGTCGGATTGGGCAGCGCCATGAAGCCGATATCGGTCATCTTTCGGACCTAATCAAGCGACAATGTAGGATTGAAAAGTCTTTACTCAAGGAGGGCGCCTGATTGACGCAGACCAGTAATCAAAACGACAGACTCAGAATCTGCATCCCTTCGTTTCACAAATCTATTGTCGCGATTACTCGACCAGGCGAGTTGTGCGCAGTCGTCATCTCCGTGGAACCACATTGAATTGTTATTTTTAGCCTGTTCTATCGAGGAAACACGCCTGTGTCCAGTTCTTGCAATCCGTTTCATCTTCGCGCCATTCAACAACTGGACCACCCTTTCTCCCATCATTAgcacctcctcctccctctagAAAGGCAGCTTCACCATCAAGTCCCAGCCCTCGAACTCCTTTACCCCAAGTGGGAAAATCTAAAGCTGAAAGACTGAGGGAATATCGTCTCCAATCGGGTAAGCTGGGACGGTTCATCGTCTGTATCATCCCAGTTAATCTTACGTTTAGTAGCGGGTACACCTCTTCCTGAAAACCTACTATTACGAGATACTTTATATCTCCTGCAGGGCATATCGGGAAGATATGTCCAATTCTCACCGGATCGGGACTTGGACGATCAACATACCTTAGAGTTCGTGGAGAGTGGGGTAAGTCGCCAAGATAGTCTCCTCCATCAGTATTTCAATACCCTTATAGCGCTACTACATCTCGGCTCCAACGAAAGCTCTTATTCATCGTCTGTCTGAAGTCGGTTATTTGTACACACGGGTTGATGTTTTTGTTCGGGAACGTGGAGTTGCCCATGGGGtcggaatgattgaacaaagCTTGTGTCACCATCTGCAACTGAAGCTTACCG encodes the following:
- a CDS encoding uncharacterized protein (BUSCO:EOG09261MMR), producing MDYLPVVVQAHPPSSSFKHSSEGKYWRSFKNSVFFKEYAPVTSIHFSPSKPHRYAVTAATRVQVYAPRTQKVTKTISRFKDIARSGCIRADGKLLVAGDDTGLIQVFDINSRAILRTFDSHKQPVHVTKFSLLAPTQVLSCSDDTTAKLWDVPSQSCISSFTSHTDYVRSGQASTSNPHLILTGSYDSTVRLFDTRSGNCELVMSAGGSGREGNVPVEQVLMFPSGTVAVSAAGPILRVWDIVAGGRCVRALSNHQKTVTSLTFDSGASRLLTGSLDQMVKVYDVSTYKVVHTMRYPAPLLCLAISPDETHIAAGMTDGTLSVRRRQPKESEANNAAAVATTILQSGTYDSFLGSSLGQGQLKGKGKAKPLGDVNELRIESRRSRRLKNYDKFLKSFKYSAALDAVLKKNVPPTIAFSLIQELIHRDGLRIALSYRDDVMLEPVLRLLVRHTTDSRFGQMVCDVASVVIEMYTPILGQSPVIDGLFIQLRRKVMAEIRFQKEVQRTKGALDMVLAFAASATPVVR